The following proteins come from a genomic window of Larimichthys crocea isolate SSNF chromosome III, L_crocea_2.0, whole genome shotgun sequence:
- the pdzd2 gene encoding PDZ domain-containing protein 2 — MPITQDNALSILPLLEDWNAAQTTRSRQDHNLNQDSSGYKHVDSYQNGEGDSMCSSSSVNSVNVEDMSLCLAAIQKLVEYIKFNFMEGDTAPSASTSSCREGLDVEVHAVSLSKDEGDTAEFGLSFGNIPIFGDPDRRKKGGPRRRRDQGPIMDVGCIWVTEVRKKSPAARCGAIKLRDELLSLNGQLMVGVDVSGAR; from the exons ATGCCCATCACTCAGGACAACGCCCTCAGCATCCTTCCACTACTGGAGGACTGGAACGCGGCTCAGACCACAAGATCACGACAGGACCACAACCTGAATCAGGACAGCTCTGGCTACAAG CATGTGGACTCCTATCAGAATGGAGAAGGGGACAGTATGTGCAGTAGCAGCAGTGTTAACAGTGTTAATGTGGAGGACATGTCCCTGTGTCTGGCTGCCATTCAGAAGTTGGTGGAGTACATTAAGTTCAACTTCATGGAGGGTGACACAGCTCCATCAGCCAGCACGTCCTCCTGCAGGGAGGGGTTAGACGTCGAGGTCCATGCTGTTTCCCTGAGTAAGGATGAAGGGGATACAGCTGAATTTGGCCTCAGCTTTGGGAACATCCCGATTTTTGGGGATcctgacagaagaaaaaagggaggcccgaggaggaggagggaccaGGGCCCCATCATGGATGTTGGGTGCATCTGGGTGACGGAGGTGAGGAAGAAGAGCCCAGCAGCCCGGTGCGGGGCGATCAAACTGAGAGACGAACTGCTGTCACTGAATGGACAGCTGATGGTGGGAGTAGATGTCAGTGGAGCCAGGTGA
- the golph3a gene encoding Golgi phosphoprotein 3, which yields MTSLTLRGSGLVQRRTEASRNAADKDRPAGQEDHEPRRGDEQDDDDTRDSKETRLTLMEEVLLLGLKDREGYTSFWNDCISSGLRGCMLIELALRGRLQLEACGMRRKGLLARKVICKSDAPTGDVLLDEALKHIKDTQPPETVQSWIELLSGETWNPLKLHYQLRNVRERLAKNLVEKGVLTTEKQNFLLFDMTTHPLTNNNIKQRLIKKVQEAVLDKWVNDPHRMDKRLLALIFLAHSSDVLENAFAPLLDDQYDLAMKRVRQLLELEPEGESMKTNANELLWAVVAAFTK from the exons ATGACTTCCCTGACTCTGCGGGGTTCGGGCCTCGTGCAGAGGCGGACCGAAGCCTCACGCAACGCCGCTGACAAAGACCGCCCGGCCGGCCAGGAGGACCACGAACCCCGCCGGGGGGACGAGCAGGACGACGACGATACCAGAGACTCCAAAGAAACACGTCTGACCCTGATGGAAGAAGTGCTGTTGTTAGGACTGAAGGACCGAGAG GGCTACACCTCCTTCTGGAACGACTGCATTTCATCAGGGCTGCGAGGCTGCATGCTGATTGAGCTGGCCCTGCGAGGACGCCTTCAGCTGGAAGCTTGTGGCATGAGGAGGAAAGGCCTGCTGGCCAGGAAG GTGATTTGTAAGTCAGATGCTCCAACAGGTGACGTGCTCCTAGACGAAGCCCTCAAACACATCAAAGACACCCAGCCACCGGAGACTGTGCAGAGCTGGATCGAACTTCTCAGCG GTGAAACATGGAACCCCCTGAAGCTTCATTACCAACTGCGGAATGTCCGCGAGCGGCTGGCGAAAAACTTGGTGGAAAAAGGCGTCCTGACGACCGAGAAGCAGAACTTCCTGCTCTTTGACATGACCACACATCCTCtgaccaacaacaacatcaagCAGCGCCTCATCAAGAAGGTCCAGGAGGCCGTACTGGACAAGTGGGTGAACGACCCTCATCGAATGGACAAGCGGTTGCTCGCGCTTATCTTCTTAGCCCATTCCTCCGATGTCCTGGAAAATGCCTTTGCCCCGCTGCTGGACGACCAGTACGACCTGGCCATGAAGAGAGTGCGGCAGCTGCTGGAACTGGAGCCCGAGGGGGAGAGCATGAAGACCAACGCCAACGAGCTGCTATGGGCCGTGGTGGCCGCCTTCACCAAATGA
- the LOC104930857 gene encoding E3 ubiquitin-protein ligase DTX3L isoform X1: MNSDVKLKVKADSGQRTGQVCVQTTDGYCRLQQLCRMSFISDITAIIDEAAYPGRLLNFLQSYDYEKRGSCYKVRGTFEQLEQLSIDLSASHLNHQSSPATHRRIRQQDEQASTHVKPVDVSAVFMAYIERKCEKELDQIRGNTFVLETKPDLRTVQNEPSTVQVIFRPRHESLPVHTDFVRQRFITFYQRTASDLQVTSVPVSAYDRDLKNRFPHLLFKSSHNKNEVTVTGPFAHIAKFKEFLLQSTHSSSRSSVNKHPADSPSSRTLGASPAHTNNPEEESCPICMETIVNTEKETLLCKHSFCRNCLKQAFGYKPVCPTCGKLYGVLTGTQPDGGKMTVTKSSSSLPGYEKYGTLTIHYYIPNGIQKEEHPQPGQQYEGVSRTAYLPDSPEGKEIVKLLKRAFDQRLIFTVGQSTTSGRNNTVTWNDIHHKTSTHGGPTHYGYPDPDYLRRVRDELAVKGIQ; encoded by the exons TTTATCTCAGACATCACTGCCATCATTGATGAAGCTGCTTACCCTGGAAGATTACTGAACTTTCTGCAATCATATGATTATGAGAAAAGAGGTTCCTGCTACAAAGTGAGAGGAACTTTTGAGCAACTAGAACAACTTTCAATCGACCTGTCAGCAAGTCACCTGAATCATCAGTCCAGCCCTGCAACACATAGACGAATCCGTCAGCAAGATGAACAGGCTTCCACTCATGTCAAACCTGTGgatgtgtctgctgtttttatggCCTACattgagagaaaatgtgaaaaagaacTTGACCAAATTAGAGGGAACACATTTGTCCTTGAAACAAAGCCTGACCTCAGAACAGTACAGAATGAACCAAGTACAGTACAGGTGATTTTCAGACCACGCCATGAATCCTTACCTGTTCACACTGACTTTGTCAGACAACGATTCATCACATTCTACCAGAGAACCGCCTCCGACCTGCAGGTCACATCTGTCCCTGTAAGTGCATATGACAGAGACCTGAAGAATAGATTTCCACATCTGCTTTTTAAATCAAGCCACAACAAAAATGAAGTCACAGTCACCGGGCCTTTTGCACACATTGCTAAATTCAAAGAGTTCCTTTTACAAAGTACGCACAGCTCAAGCAGGAGCTCTGTGAACAAACATCCAGCAGACTCTCCAAGCAGCAGAACCTTGGGTGCTTCACCTGCACACACCAACAATCCTGAAGAGGAATCTTGTCCAATCTGTATGGAAACAAtagtaaacacagagaaagagactctACTGTGCAAGCATTCATTCTGCAGAAACTGTCTGAAACAGGCCTTTGGCTACAAGCCTGTATGCCCAACATGTGGGAAGTTATACGGCGTTTTGACAGGGACACAACCTGATGGAGGCAAAATGACTGTCACCAAAAGCTCTTCGTCTTTGCCTGGATATGAGAAATATGGAACACTAACCATCCATTATTACATTCCAAATGGCATTCAAAAG gaggAGCACCCTCAGCCCGGTCAGCAGTATGAAGGTGTATCCCGCACAGCCTACCTTCCCGACTCTCCAGAGGGTAAAGAGATCGTGAAACTGCTGAAGCGAGCCTTTGACCAGAGACTAATTTTCACTGTTGGTCAGTCCACCACCAGTGGCAGGAACAACACGGTCACATGGAATGACATTCATCACAAAACCTCAACACACGGAGGACCAACTCA CTACGGATACCCAGATCCTGATTATCTCCGCCGGGTTCGAGATGAACTGGCAGTCAAAGGAATACAATGA